Proteins co-encoded in one Meiothermus sp. genomic window:
- a CDS encoding CopG family transcriptional regulator, whose amino-acid sequence MRTTIYLPNDLARVVEAYLKEHPETSLSALVQEALEARLRRNPAALLELAGVVEKASVNAGEGAEDRLYRQER is encoded by the coding sequence ATGCGAACCACCATCTACCTGCCCAACGACCTCGCCCGGGTGGTGGAGGCTTACCTGAAGGAGCACCCCGAGACCAGCCTCTCGGCCCTGGTGCAGGAGGCGCTGGAGGCCAGGTTGCGCCGCAACCCGGCGGCCCTTTTGGAGCTGGCTGGGGTCGTCGAGAAGGCCTCGGTAAACGCCGGGGAGGGGGCTGAGGACCGTCTGTACCGCCAGGAGCGATGA
- a CDS encoding transposase: MVKGINFVSLLYHSQGLTLPVGYVLVEKTEVYVDQKSGQRKRRSQVSKNEHARYLLQTAVHNQIPFQHVLNDVWLASAANMRFIVLDMKKHFVMPLKSNRKVAPGYRHRRYALCAPPMSQEQQQRGQWTGVEGLDYQDPTPRQVYLEGVPFPLLRVRQVFTHEDGSQGVLYLCSSDTTLDFERMIELYQKRWEIERFHQSIRQNAALAKSPTKTLTTQANHFFAAMWAFVKLELLSHQTQINYFALKAKLYLVASRAAFQELQQIKAQLTA, translated from the coding sequence ATGGTCAAGGGGATCAACTTTGTGAGCCTGTTGTATCACAGCCAGGGGCTGACCTTGCCGGTAGGCTACGTGCTGGTGGAGAAGACGGAAGTCTATGTAGATCAGAAAAGTGGCCAGCGCAAACGCCGCAGCCAGGTGAGCAAGAATGAACACGCCCGCTACCTGCTGCAAACCGCAGTGCATAACCAGATTCCCTTCCAGCACGTGCTCAACGACGTCTGGCTTGCCTCGGCGGCGAACATGCGATTTATCGTGCTGGACATGAAGAAGCACTTTGTGATGCCGCTCAAAAGCAATCGCAAGGTAGCGCCAGGTTATCGGCACCGCCGGTATGCGCTGTGCGCACCCCCTATGAGCCAAGAACAACAGCAAAGGGGTCAATGGACAGGAGTGGAGGGTCTGGACTACCAAGACCCCACCCCCCGGCAGGTATATCTGGAAGGGGTTCCCTTCCCCCTGCTGCGGGTTCGGCAAGTCTTCACCCACGAAGATGGGAGCCAGGGGGTGTTGTATTTGTGTAGCAGCGATACCACCCTGGACTTTGAACGGATGATCGAGCTCTATCAAAAACGATGGGAGATCGAGCGCTTTCATCAATCCATCCGACAAAACGCTGCCCTGGCCAAGTCGCCTACCAAGACCCTGACCACCCAGGCCAACCATTTCTTTGCGGCTATGTGGGCCTTTGTCAAGCTGGAACTCCTCTCCCACCAGACCCAAATCAACTACTTCGCCCTCAAGGCCAAGCTCTATCTGGTTGCCAGTCGGGCTGCTTTTCAGGAACTACAGCAGATCAAAGCTCAACTGACCGCGTAA
- a CDS encoding IS5/IS1182 family transposase, with amino-acid sequence MAFVHPANEHDKWGGQALLLGMDLSLWPRVRKLFVDWGYRGLREVARGLGLELEVVARPYAGVRGVWVREGEEVPEIPREGGFKPLPKRWVVERTFAWMGRNRRLGKDYEYPPEVTEAWMYLGMIRLLVKRLARAA; translated from the coding sequence ATGGCCTTTGTCCACCCGGCCAATGAGCACGACAAGTGGGGTGGGCAGGCGTTGCTTTTGGGGATGGACCTCTCCTTGTGGCCCCGGGTGCGCAAGCTCTTTGTGGACTGGGGCTACCGGGGTTTGCGGGAGGTGGCTAGGGGGCTGGGACTGGAGCTGGAGGTGGTGGCCCGTCCTTACGCGGGGGTGCGGGGGGTCTGGGTGCGGGAGGGGGAGGAGGTGCCGGAGATCCCGCGGGAGGGTGGGTTCAAGCCCCTGCCCAAGCGGTGGGTGGTGGAGCGGACCTTTGCCTGGATGGGGCGAAACCGACGGCTGGGGAAAGATTACGAGTACCCCCCTGAGGTAACGGAAGCCTGGATGTATTTAGGCATGATACGCTTGCTGGTGAAGCGGCTGGCCAGGGCCGCTTAA
- a CDS encoding IS5 family transposase: protein MASTRRSYPSDLSDAEWAILEPLIPAPKPGGRPAKVPRREIVSAILYVLENGIKWRAMPHDLPHWSTVYHYFRKWQKEGVWERVAQALVRWDREREGRQACPSALVMDSQSVKTTEKGGPGDTTGRRRSKGESGRTRGAVS from the coding sequence GTGGCTTCTACACGGAGATCTTACCCCAGCGACCTGTCGGACGCGGAGTGGGCCATCCTGGAGCCGTTGATCCCCGCCCCCAAGCCCGGTGGCCGACCCGCAAAGGTGCCGAGGAGGGAGATCGTCAGCGCCATACTTTACGTCCTGGAAAACGGCATCAAGTGGCGGGCCATGCCCCATGACTTACCCCACTGGTCTACGGTCTACCACTACTTCCGCAAGTGGCAGAAGGAGGGGGTCTGGGAGCGGGTGGCCCAGGCCCTGGTCCGGTGGGATCGGGAGCGAGAAGGAAGGCAGGCTTGCCCCAGCGCTCTTGTCATGGATAGTCAGTCCGTCAAGACCACGGAAAAAGGGGGCCCCGGGGACACGACGGGGCGAAGAAGGTCAAAGGGAGAAAGCGGCAGAACACGGGGGGCCGTCTCTTGA
- a CDS encoding cytochrome P450 codes for MDVLNEYALPLVLRVLAELQGVPESSFEELRAWIGVISSVSSSSPKEELLRANRAVAEYGQLVEGLAGEAGGSPQGTVLAGMLAARELGQVSQTEFVANLLALLDAGTQTTADFITNSVLVLLSHQDQLKLLREDPQLLGYAVQELLRFESPVQIVGRWATESFVFQGKGIERGQVVYLVLGSANRDPSWVSDPDRLDLKRKLDRTAAFGGGTHYCLGAPLARLIGGKALEILLQWKGSLSLQTSRLIWRPAFGFRGLTELRVSW; via the coding sequence ATGGATGTACTCAACGAGTATGCTCTTCCGCTGGTACTCAGGGTGTTGGCGGAATTGCAGGGCGTTCCGGAGAGTTCGTTCGAGGAGTTGCGCGCCTGGATCGGGGTGATCTCCAGTGTGAGCTCTTCCTCTCCCAAGGAAGAGCTTCTAAGAGCCAACCGGGCGGTGGCCGAGTATGGCCAGCTGGTAGAAGGACTCGCGGGGGAGGCTGGGGGGAGCCCCCAGGGAACCGTGCTGGCTGGCATGTTAGCTGCGCGGGAATTAGGACAGGTCAGCCAAACAGAATTCGTCGCGAACCTGCTGGCCTTGCTCGACGCTGGTACCCAGACCACCGCTGACTTCATTACGAACAGCGTGTTGGTACTCTTGAGCCACCAGGACCAGCTCAAGCTTCTCAGGGAGGACCCGCAGTTGCTGGGCTACGCAGTCCAGGAACTCTTGCGCTTCGAAAGCCCAGTGCAGATCGTTGGCCGCTGGGCAACTGAGAGCTTCGTTTTTCAGGGTAAAGGGATCGAGCGGGGCCAAGTCGTGTACCTAGTCCTGGGCTCGGCTAACCGTGATCCCAGCTGGGTGAGCGATCCGGACCGGCTTGACTTAAAAAGGAAGCTGGACCGTACAGCAGCCTTTGGCGGAGGAACCCACTATTGCCTAGGTGCCCCGCTAGCCCGCCTGATAGGGGGAAAAGCTCTAGAGATTCTTCTACAGTGGAAAGGCAGCTTGTCTTTGCAGACCAGCAGGCTTATATGGCGGCCCGCGTTCGGGTTTCGTGGGCTTACTGAGCTGAGGGTATCATGGTAA
- a CDS encoding kanamycin nucleotidyltransferase C-terminal domain-containing protein, whose product MHARDKPLPILRATTRRERLERARHIADWILGHYSDAVVAIGIYGSTARGSDEPYSDLEMSVLMRSSPTPGRDERYVQGLKISVEFHTVGSVYRRLQRVDLTWPLCVDQFVSVLSLYDPEGHWPKLKLLVDQLPSGSFVQAIREGIVGELLENFAKLENARKRDDAPAMRWIAWNLAWDVAMISALMNRAYFTSWSRTPDEILRLPSLLPAVKSLVEKFRNGDLRSAKGLHRCCEAAVRGVVQHVATLGVHVQVEPSLAGPPREQIGGGGPGSKR is encoded by the coding sequence ATGCACGCACGGGACAAACCTCTCCCGATCCTCCGAGCAACTACCCGCCGGGAACGCCTCGAGAGGGCCCGGCACATCGCAGATTGGATCCTGGGCCATTACTCGGACGCGGTTGTGGCCATCGGAATCTATGGGTCCACCGCACGGGGCTCCGACGAGCCCTACTCCGACCTGGAGATGTCGGTCCTCATGCGAAGCTCACCCACCCCCGGCAGGGACGAGCGCTACGTGCAAGGGCTCAAAATCAGCGTCGAATTCCACACCGTGGGGTCGGTCTACCGGCGCCTGCAGCGGGTAGACCTGACCTGGCCCTTGTGCGTAGACCAGTTTGTCTCGGTCTTATCCCTGTACGACCCGGAGGGGCACTGGCCCAAGCTAAAGCTGCTCGTTGATCAGCTGCCGTCCGGATCGTTCGTGCAAGCCATTCGCGAGGGGATCGTGGGGGAATTGTTGGAGAACTTCGCCAAGCTGGAGAATGCCCGAAAACGCGACGACGCCCCTGCAATGCGATGGATCGCCTGGAACCTCGCGTGGGATGTGGCCATGATCTCCGCCCTCATGAACCGGGCATACTTCACCTCTTGGTCGCGCACACCCGACGAGATCCTCCGACTGCCGTCGCTGCTGCCCGCGGTTAAGAGCCTCGTGGAGAAGTTCCGCAACGGCGATCTGCGCAGCGCCAAGGGGCTCCATCGTTGTTGCGAAGCCGCAGTGAGGGGGGTTGTGCAACATGTGGCAACCCTTGGCGTCCACGTCCAAGTCGAACCGTCCCTGGCAGGACCTCCCCGGGAGCAGATCGGGGGAGGTGGGCCCGGATCGAAACGATAA
- a CDS encoding aldo/keto reductase: MGMRYRKVGKWGLQVSEIALGAWASFGDCVKDVGEVKKIVCLAYESGVNFFDNADTYANGCAEELMGSVLAEYPRSTLVLASKAGWPVSGCPNSQGLSRKHLRASLQASLQRLRTDYLDIYFAHRHDPDVPLEEIVTTMSAFVDQGLILYWGTSEWPVARLAGACEFARANGLHPPICEQVDYSILYRKRWENTLAPEAEPLGLGLMATSPLAMGVLTGKYDDGIPPGSRLARHKVLKEALLTPHNLARVRELAAVAAEHGMTRAQLALAWVLRRKELSCAIVGATGIGQLQENLGAAGVVLAPEAVAQIERIIGGKSSTASTT; the protein is encoded by the coding sequence ATGGGCATGAGGTATCGCAAGGTCGGTAAGTGGGGCCTTCAGGTCTCCGAGATCGCCCTGGGTGCCTGGGCCAGCTTCGGAGATTGCGTGAAGGATGTGGGCGAGGTCAAGAAGATCGTGTGTCTGGCCTACGAGTCCGGCGTCAACTTCTTCGATAACGCGGACACCTATGCGAACGGATGCGCTGAAGAACTCATGGGCAGCGTGCTCGCCGAGTACCCACGCAGCACCCTCGTCCTCGCCTCGAAGGCGGGATGGCCTGTGTCCGGGTGTCCCAATAGCCAGGGCCTCTCCCGCAAGCACCTGCGCGCCTCTCTGCAGGCCAGCCTTCAAAGGCTACGAACGGATTATCTGGATATCTACTTTGCTCACCGCCACGACCCGGATGTACCCCTCGAGGAGATTGTCACGACCATGAGCGCGTTCGTTGATCAGGGGCTTATCCTCTACTGGGGAACCAGCGAGTGGCCTGTCGCACGGCTGGCGGGTGCATGCGAGTTTGCCAGGGCGAATGGGCTGCATCCACCTATCTGCGAGCAGGTTGACTACTCGATCCTTTACAGGAAGCGGTGGGAAAACACCCTGGCGCCGGAGGCGGAGCCGCTCGGATTGGGCTTGATGGCCACGAGCCCGTTGGCGATGGGGGTGCTCACCGGGAAGTACGACGACGGGATCCCCCCCGGTAGCCGGTTGGCCCGGCATAAGGTGCTGAAGGAAGCTCTGCTGACGCCTCACAACCTCGCTCGTGTGCGGGAATTGGCGGCGGTCGCTGCCGAGCACGGAATGACCCGGGCTCAGCTCGCGCTAGCTTGGGTTTTGCGACGCAAGGAGCTTTCATGCGCCATCGTGGGAGCCACCGGGATAGGGCAGCTTCAGGAAAACCTTGGTGCGGCCGGGGTAGTGCTCGCACCCGAGGCCGTGGCACAGATCGAGCGGATTATAGGTGGCAAAAGCTCAACCGCGAGCACCACTTGA
- a CDS encoding ABC transporter permease, with protein sequence MTHYLALALAALRLQFATWKQYRVDYTAGVLTVLLEQALTLVLFSVIFTHVPQVRGWTFPEMLVLYGLNRMALGLADTLGESLWWVGSYAQDGSLLLYKLRPLGVLFQLLTERIHFERISGCLTGLILVLHGASAAGVEWTAGKVATVLLFVLLGAFIYLGLMILGAAVAMRVIGSLDAITTLWSLTEFAKYPLPIFGRTGAFLLTFVVPLALTGYVPAALLLDEHTRTAGTIALAEALVAAGAFFGLCLLAWSWALRAYEGTGN encoded by the coding sequence ATGACCCACTACCTCGCCCTCGCGCTGGCCGCCCTGAGGCTGCAATTCGCGACCTGGAAGCAGTACCGGGTGGACTATACCGCTGGCGTGCTCACCGTGCTCCTGGAGCAGGCCCTGACCCTGGTGCTTTTCTCCGTCATCTTCACACACGTGCCGCAAGTCCGCGGCTGGACCTTCCCCGAGATGCTCGTGCTTTACGGGTTGAACCGAATGGCGCTCGGCCTTGCCGACACTCTGGGGGAGAGCCTATGGTGGGTCGGCAGCTACGCCCAGGACGGCAGCCTGCTGCTCTACAAGCTCCGTCCGCTCGGGGTACTCTTCCAGCTCCTCACTGAGCGGATCCACTTCGAGCGGATTTCAGGATGCCTGACCGGGCTGATCCTGGTCCTCCATGGAGCGTCCGCGGCCGGGGTGGAATGGACTGCCGGTAAGGTTGCCACGGTCCTCTTATTTGTTCTCCTGGGCGCGTTCATCTATCTCGGGCTCATGATCCTGGGGGCTGCCGTAGCCATGCGGGTCATCGGCAGTTTGGACGCCATCACGACCTTGTGGAGCTTAACCGAGTTCGCCAAGTACCCGCTTCCCATCTTCGGTCGAACCGGGGCCTTTCTCCTGACGTTCGTCGTCCCGCTGGCGCTGACCGGCTATGTTCCTGCCGCTCTCCTGCTCGACGAGCACACACGCACAGCAGGCACCATCGCCCTTGCCGAGGCTTTGGTCGCTGCCGGCGCGTTCTTCGGCTTGTGCCTGCTGGCGTGGTCGTGGGCCCTCCGCGCTTATGAGGGGACTGGGAACTGA
- a CDS encoding ABC-2 family transporter protein, which yields MIPYTANLRVGFQLALAYRRAAAVWVVGELALLVAFYFLWRAVFLSVPAGSFADRDFAAFYLYLLTARLAARFTGGPAWGFFAQRVRVGTVVYDLVQPVELEYALLARWLGQKAGQLVMALPAYATAAFVSGAWSAGEWRLGWFFLSLVVGFACAYFFEFLMSLSAFYTSAQQGINEAKALVVALLSGAFFPIDLLPDRYALLASLLPFQAFIYLPARMLQPSMPESEIFRGLAVQLFWLLVLAASSRFLLGRVRQRFNVQGG from the coding sequence ATGATCCCTTATACCGCCAACCTCCGTGTCGGATTTCAGCTGGCCCTCGCATACCGTAGAGCGGCCGCGGTCTGGGTCGTCGGAGAGCTGGCGCTCCTGGTGGCATTTTACTTTTTGTGGCGCGCGGTTTTCCTTTCCGTACCCGCAGGGTCATTTGCGGATCGGGACTTCGCTGCTTTCTACTTGTACTTATTGACCGCGCGACTCGCAGCGCGATTCACCGGCGGGCCTGCCTGGGGGTTCTTTGCCCAGCGCGTCCGTGTGGGAACCGTTGTGTACGACTTGGTACAGCCGGTCGAACTGGAGTATGCCCTCCTAGCCCGGTGGTTAGGGCAGAAGGCCGGACAGTTGGTCATGGCGCTGCCGGCCTACGCCACCGCAGCGTTCGTCTCCGGGGCCTGGAGCGCTGGCGAGTGGCGGTTGGGGTGGTTCTTCCTGAGCCTGGTGGTGGGTTTTGCCTGTGCCTACTTTTTCGAGTTCTTGATGAGCCTCTCGGCTTTCTACACTAGCGCGCAGCAGGGGATCAACGAAGCCAAGGCCCTGGTCGTGGCGCTCCTGAGCGGGGCATTTTTCCCCATTGACCTGCTGCCGGATCGCTACGCCCTTCTAGCCAGTCTGCTGCCTTTCCAGGCCTTTATCTACCTTCCTGCGCGCATGCTGCAGCCGTCCATGCCGGAGAGCGAGATCTTCCGCGGACTGGCGGTGCAGCTGTTCTGGCTCCTGGTGCTTGCTGCAAGCTCCCGCTTCCTCCTCGGACGAGTACGCCAGCGGTTCAACGTGCAAGGAGGATAA
- a CDS encoding ATP-binding cassette domain-containing protein: MIVLEGVSKRYRVLEPGRGLGGFVRSLVKPRYREITALDNISLTVPQGQVVGYIGPNGAGKSTTIKIIAGIVRPSAGRVVVAGRDPFRQRTAHQLELGVVMGHRTRLFWDLPVLESLRYHAKVYRLSQSGLDQRIGAMARQFGIEGLLSQPVRQLSLGQRVRCDLALAFLHHPRVLLLDEPTIGLDFDSKALLRSAIRQVASDLQTTVILTSHDLDDVEALSDRIVLLDEGRVLYDGTLRQLRAQHGVLPELRLRLEAGADQVRAWLEGLGGVREVYTHDGWVCVAHEGGGAPAAVLARLLPQTPVREMTTHEPSIEEVLRRVYRGAR; the protein is encoded by the coding sequence ATGATTGTCCTGGAGGGGGTTTCCAAACGCTACCGGGTGCTCGAGCCCGGGCGTGGCCTCGGGGGCTTCGTGCGGAGCCTGGTGAAGCCGCGTTACCGGGAAATTACCGCCCTGGACAACATCAGCCTCACCGTCCCGCAGGGGCAGGTGGTCGGCTACATCGGACCCAACGGGGCAGGCAAGTCCACAACCATCAAGATCATCGCGGGGATCGTCCGCCCCTCGGCGGGTCGGGTTGTTGTGGCGGGCCGAGACCCGTTCCGCCAGCGCACCGCCCACCAGCTGGAACTCGGGGTGGTGATGGGCCACCGCACCCGGCTTTTCTGGGACCTGCCGGTGCTGGAGTCGCTCCGCTACCACGCCAAGGTGTATCGCCTCAGCCAGAGTGGATTGGATCAGCGCATCGGTGCCATGGCCCGGCAATTCGGCATCGAGGGGTTGCTCTCGCAGCCGGTACGCCAGCTGAGCCTTGGACAGCGCGTCCGGTGCGACTTGGCCCTCGCCTTCCTCCACCACCCCAGGGTGCTCCTGCTCGATGAGCCTACCATCGGCCTGGACTTCGACAGCAAGGCGTTGCTGCGGTCCGCTATCCGTCAGGTGGCCTCTGATCTACAGACGACCGTCATCCTGACGTCGCACGACTTGGACGATGTTGAAGCCTTGAGCGATCGTATCGTCCTGCTCGACGAGGGCCGAGTCCTCTACGACGGAACCCTCCGACAACTCCGAGCCCAGCACGGCGTACTCCCCGAGCTCCGGCTAAGGCTCGAAGCCGGGGCGGATCAGGTGCGCGCTTGGCTTGAGGGGCTGGGCGGAGTACGGGAGGTCTACACCCACGACGGCTGGGTGTGCGTCGCCCATGAGGGGGGAGGAGCCCCTGCGGCTGTGCTTGCGCGCCTTCTTCCACAAACCCCGGTCAGGGAGATGACCACCCACGAACCCTCGATCGAGGAGGTACTCCGGCGGGTCTACCGGGGAGCAAGGTAG
- a CDS encoding DUF6423 family protein → MAATIDMESRTIMVSGAIDVNRVTIVMRVPIPEPGEYTLVKAETNLTDEPWLCWQITLGEGVSLPLQNPTNLLLSRQFRKAKYLADRGAILFWDGEVRPGDAIFKMARLNISGNYMILSHNRGGLTDGIFDEDEDESDDTGLEQDTPRIDLPGALDRYYEHITRHGFGDDLPKIEVETPVRIVQPGEIDILSFTNLPQAHSGGIRPRERA, encoded by the coding sequence ATGGCGGCTACCATCGACATGGAGAGCCGCACCATCATGGTCTCAGGGGCGATTGATGTCAACCGGGTCACTATCGTCATGCGGGTGCCGATCCCGGAGCCCGGGGAATACACGCTGGTCAAGGCGGAGACCAACCTGACCGATGAGCCCTGGCTGTGCTGGCAGATCACCCTCGGAGAAGGGGTTTCGCTCCCGCTGCAAAACCCTACGAATCTGCTGCTTTCGCGCCAATTCCGCAAGGCCAAGTACCTGGCGGACCGGGGCGCGATCCTTTTCTGGGATGGCGAGGTCCGTCCGGGCGACGCCATCTTCAAGATGGCGCGGCTGAACATCTCCGGCAACTACATGATCCTGTCGCATAACCGCGGGGGGTTAACCGACGGCATCTTTGACGAAGACGAGGACGAGTCCGACGATACCGGGCTTGAGCAGGACACCCCGCGGATCGACCTGCCCGGGGCCTTGGACCGCTACTACGAGCACATCACGAGGCACGGCTTCGGTGACGATCTGCCCAAGATTGAGGTCGAAACACCGGTAAGGATCGTGCAGCCTGGGGAAATCGACATCCTCTCCTTCACGAACCTCCCCCAAGCCCATTCGGGCGGCATCCGGCCGCGGGAGCGAGCCTGA